In Streptococcus gallolyticus subsp. gallolyticus DSM 16831, the sequence AACTGAAGCTCCAGCTTCTTCAAGTTTAGCTTTGATTTCTTCAGCTTCTGCAGTTGCAACGCCTTCTTTAACGTTAGCAGGTGCACCATCAACAAGAGCTTTAGCTTCTTTAAGACCAAGACCTGTAACTTCACGTACAGCTTTGATAACAGCAACTTTTTTATCGCCAGCTGCAGTCAATTCAACGTCAAATGAGTCTTTAGCAGCACCAGCGTCTGCAGCACCAGCAGCAGCTACAGCTACAGGAGCAGCTGCAGTTACACCAAATTCTTCTTCGATAGCTTTTACAAGATCGTTCAATTCAAGGATTGAAGCTTCTTTAATTTCAGCAATAATGTTTTCAATGTTCAATGCCATTGTAGATTCCTCCAAAATATTAATTGTTTTATTAGATAATTGTTTGTAGCGTTAAGCTACCATACGCATTAAGCAGCGTCGTCTTCTTTGTTGTCTGCAACTGCTTTGACAGCAAGTGCAACGTTGCGAACTGGCGCTTGAAGTACAGAAAGGAGCATAGATAGAAGTCCTTCGCGGTTTGGCAATGATGCAAGGGCAGCGATTTCTTCTTTTGAAGATACAGCGCCTTCGATTGCTCCACCTTTGATTTCAAGTGCTTCAGCATCTTTAGCAAAGTCACTAAGAACTTTTGCTGGTGCAATAACATCTTCGTTAGAGAACGCTACTGCAGATGGTCCAACGAAAAGATCTTTCATTTCGTCAAGACCTGCTTTTTCAGCTGCACGAGTCAAAATTGAATTTTTGATAACTTTAAATTCAACACCGTTTTCACGAAGAGTACGGCGAAGAACTGTATCTTGTTCAACTGTAAGACCGCGTGAATCAACAACAACGATAGATGCAGCAGCTTTCATTTTTTCAGCAACAGCATCAACTTGTTCAGCTTTTTTAGCAATAATTGCTTCACTCATTAGTTTTACCTCCGTTATTATTTTTGGGCTAGGTACAAAAAAATTCGCACCTAAACCTAGACACGAAAGTACAAATACGTTATTTCATCATTACGTTTTGTGCCTCGGCAGGAATATTATGAGCACGGCTCCCCTGCTGTCTTAGGTCAGTTTCATTACAAAACCTTAATTATTATATCCAATATTCCTCCTTGTGTCAACACTTTTTATGAAATATTTTATTTTTTCATTTCTTTTCATGTTTTTAAATATCCTTTAAAGATGGGAAAAATCCAAAAAACAGATTATAGTATCGGTTTAGTTTTGTATAAAACGTTTTCTTTTAAAAAAATCAGATTTTTTGCATATAAATATTTGACTTTTACTGACCAATGGTATATTATAGTATCAGAAGGTGATTGATAGGAACAATTAAGAAATCTCTTTAAATACGACCTCTCTACTACGATTTGTAAAGACTAAAGAGATTTAACCTTCCAGGTACTAAATCGTACAATAGTATCATTTTAGAAAATATGATTGAAAAGAGGTAATATTTATGGCAAATAATAATTTTTACGGAAGAGATCCTTTTGGAAATATGGATGACATTTTTAATGAACTTATGGGTAACATGGGCGGGTACAATTCAGAAAACAGACGCTATTTGATTAATGGGCGCGAAGTTACTCCTGAAGAATTTGCACAATATCGCCAAACAGGTAAGCTCCCCGGAAACGCGGAATACCAAGAAGGGACGCCTGCTTCTGCTCCTAAAGAAGATGGTATCTTGGCAAAATTAGGAACAAACTTGACCGAACGCGCACGCGCTAACGAACTCGACCCTGTTATTGGACGTAACAAAGAAATCCAAGAAACTGCTGAAATCTTGTCACGTCGTACCAAAAACAACCCTGTCCTTGTGGGGGACGCAGGTGTTGGTAAAACAGCCGTTGTCGAAGGCTTAGCGCAAGCTATTGTCAATGGTGATGTGCCAGCAGCTATCAAAAATAAAGAAATTATTTCTATTGATATTTCTGGTCTTGAAGCTGGCACACAATATCGTGGTGCTTTTGAAGAAAATATCCAAAACCTTGTCAAAGAAGTTAAAGACGCTGGTAATATCATTCTCTTCTTTGATGAAATCCACCAAATTTTAGGCGCAGGGTCAACTGGTGGCGACTCTGGTTCGAAAGGCTTAGCTGACATTCTCAAACCTGCACTTTCTCGTGGCGAATTGACCGTTATCGGTGCAACAACTCAAGACGAATATCGTAATACTATTTTGAAGAATGCTGCGCTCGCTCGCCGTTTCAACGAAGTCAAAGTAAATGCTCCTTCTGCTCAAGATAGCTTTAATATTTTAATGGGAATTCGTGATTTATATGAAAAACACCACAACGTTATTCTCCCTGATAATGTGTTAAAAGCCGCTGTTGATTTTTCAATTCAATATATCCCACAACGTAGTTTGCCAGATAAAGCTATTGACTTGATTGATATGACTGCTGCTCATTTGGCTGCTCAACACCCTGCAACTGATGTCAAATCTCTTGAAAAGGAAATTGCAGACCAAAAAGAAAAACAAGAAAATGCTGTGGCTAAAGAAGATTACGAAGCAGCCCTCAATGCCAAAGTTCGTATCGAAGAATTGCAAAAACAAATTGACAACCATACGGAAGGGCAAAAAGTTACAGCTACCGTTAATGATGTGGCAGAATCTGTCGAACGATTAACTGGTGTTCCCGTGTCAAATATGGGAGCAAGTGATATTGAACGCTTGAAAGAATTAGCTAGCCGTTTGAAAGGTAAAGTCATCGGACAAGATGAGGCTGTTGAAGCCGTCTCACGTGCCATTCGTCGTAACCGTGCTGGTTTTGACGAAGGTAATCGACCAATTGGTAGTTTCCTCTTTGTCGGTCCTACTGGCGTTGGTAAGACAGAGCTTGCTAAACAATTAGCCCTTGATATGTTCGGCTCAAAAGATGCTATTATCCGCCTTGACATGTCTGAATACTCTGATCGCACAGCCGTTTCTAAATTAATCGGTACAACTGCTGGCTATGTTGGCTACGACGACAATAGCAACACGCTTACTGAACGTGTTCGTCGTAACCCATACTCAATTGTTCTTCTTGATGAAATTGAAAAAGCTGACCCTCAAGTCATCACACTTCTTCTCCAAGTTTTGGATGATGGTCGTTTGACAGACGGTCAAGGTAATACGATTAACTTTAAGAATACCGTCATCATTGCTACCTCTAATGCTGGATTCGGCAACGAAGCTTTGACTGGTCAAGATGATAAAGATAAGAAAATTATGGATCGTATCGCTCCATACTTCCGCCCAGAATTTCTTAACCGTTTCAACGGTATTATCGAATTCTCTCACTTGACTAAAGAAGATTTGAACGACATTGTTGACTTAATGCTTGACGAAGTTAGCAAGACCATTGCCAAGAAAGGCATTGATTTGGTGGTTAGTGATGCTGCTAAACAACACCTTATCGAAGAAGGTTATGATGAAGCCATGGGTGTTCGACCACTCCGCCGTGTCATTGAACAAGAAATCCGCGATAAAATCACTGATTTCTACCTCGATCACACAGATGTTAAACACCTTAAAGCTGACATGGTTGACGGAGAACTAGTCATCAGCGAAAAATAATTCCTATTTTTAAACACTCCTATTAAGCTCAACTCACAGAAGTTGGGCTTTTTCTATGGTATTTTGATAAAATAGAATAGCTAAAAAGTTTACAAAGGATAATGATATGCAACTTACACTTTATAATCTTTATCAAAAAATGCTAACACATATGGGAGCAACGAATTGGTGGCCTGCTGATTCCAAGCAACAAATCATCATTGAGGCTATTCTCATTCAAAACACGACTGAATTAAAT encodes:
- the rplL gene encoding 50S ribosomal protein L7/L12 — its product is MALNIENIIAEIKEASILELNDLVKAIEEEFGVTAAAPVAVAAAGAADAGAAKDSFDVELTAAGDKKVAVIKAVREVTGLGLKEAKALVDGAPANVKEGVATAEAEEIKAKLEEAGASVTLK
- the rplJ gene encoding 50S ribosomal protein L10; its protein translation is MSEAIIAKKAEQVDAVAEKMKAAASIVVVDSRGLTVEQDTVLRRTLRENGVEFKVIKNSILTRAAEKAGLDEMKDLFVGPSAVAFSNEDVIAPAKVLSDFAKDAEALEIKGGAIEGAVSSKEEIAALASLPNREGLLSMLLSVLQAPVRNVALAVKAVADNKEDDAA
- a CDS encoding AAA family ATPase; this encodes MANNNFYGRDPFGNMDDIFNELMGNMGGYNSENRRYLINGREVTPEEFAQYRQTGKLPGNAEYQEGTPASAPKEDGILAKLGTNLTERARANELDPVIGRNKEIQETAEILSRRTKNNPVLVGDAGVGKTAVVEGLAQAIVNGDVPAAIKNKEIISIDISGLEAGTQYRGAFEENIQNLVKEVKDAGNIILFFDEIHQILGAGSTGGDSGSKGLADILKPALSRGELTVIGATTQDEYRNTILKNAALARRFNEVKVNAPSAQDSFNILMGIRDLYEKHHNVILPDNVLKAAVDFSIQYIPQRSLPDKAIDLIDMTAAHLAAQHPATDVKSLEKEIADQKEKQENAVAKEDYEAALNAKVRIEELQKQIDNHTEGQKVTATVNDVAESVERLTGVPVSNMGASDIERLKELASRLKGKVIGQDEAVEAVSRAIRRNRAGFDEGNRPIGSFLFVGPTGVGKTELAKQLALDMFGSKDAIIRLDMSEYSDRTAVSKLIGTTAGYVGYDDNSNTLTERVRRNPYSIVLLDEIEKADPQVITLLLQVLDDGRLTDGQGNTINFKNTVIIATSNAGFGNEALTGQDDKDKKIMDRIAPYFRPEFLNRFNGIIEFSHLTKEDLNDIVDLMLDEVSKTIAKKGIDLVVSDAAKQHLIEEGYDEAMGVRPLRRVIEQEIRDKITDFYLDHTDVKHLKADMVDGELVISEK